A single genomic interval of Lewinellaceae bacterium harbors:
- a CDS encoding nucleoside deaminase: MDEFLKAALKEARKGYEEGGIPIGSVLVHNGKVIGRGHNRRVQKGSPILHGEMDALENAGRLPASVYRECVLYTTLSPCPMCTGAILLYEIPKVVVGENRTFMGEEELLASRGVEVVVADSPECHELMEKFIREQPALWNEDIGV, from the coding sequence ATGGACGAATTCTTAAAAGCAGCCCTGAAAGAAGCCAGAAAAGGCTACGAAGAAGGCGGCATCCCCATTGGATCCGTCCTTGTACACAACGGAAAAGTAATTGGCCGGGGCCACAACCGGCGGGTGCAGAAAGGCAGCCCCATCCTGCACGGCGAGATGGACGCCCTGGAAAACGCCGGCCGCCTGCCCGCTTCTGTCTACCGGGAGTGTGTTTTATACACTACCCTTTCCCCTTGCCCCATGTGCACCGGCGCCATCCTGCTCTATGAGATTCCCAAAGTGGTCGTCGGGGAGAACCGCACGTTTATGGGGGAAGAGGAATTGCTGGCTTCCCGGGGCGTGGAAGTGGTGGTGGCAGACAGCCCGGAGTGCCATGAGCTGATGGAGAAATTTATCCGGGAGCAGCCGGCGTTGTGGAACGAGGATATCGGGGTTTGA
- a CDS encoding DUF4240 domain-containing protein yields the protein MSIRHLKLKDLDEKFIRELQSEHYDEDTEVVIHVHPRPVGEILSEETFWQIIDLLDWDQEGDDEAVVEPVTAHLAKLPVALIYQFLDKLSEKLYQLDTRAHAENSGDNAYRPNAHFSVDLFLYDRCCVVANGRQFFEEVLADPTLMPEDLSFEPLLYVASDAYERKTGKPMENYLPTYNYETFSNLEGWEEV from the coding sequence ATGTCTATCCGCCATTTGAAATTGAAAGATTTGGATGAAAAATTCATCCGGGAATTGCAAAGCGAACACTATGATGAGGACACCGAAGTCGTCATCCATGTTCATCCCCGGCCGGTTGGAGAAATTCTTTCCGAAGAAACCTTTTGGCAAATTATCGACTTGCTGGATTGGGATCAGGAAGGTGATGACGAGGCAGTTGTTGAACCAGTAACCGCTCATCTTGCCAAACTGCCAGTTGCTTTAATTTACCAGTTCCTGGACAAACTTTCCGAAAAACTCTATCAGCTTGACACTCGCGCACATGCTGAAAATAGCGGTGATAATGCTTACCGCCCCAACGCACATTTTTCTGTCGACCTTTTTCTGTATGACCGTTGTTGTGTCGTCGCCAATGGCCGCCAATTTTTTGAAGAGGTACTGGCTGACCCCACCTTAATGCCAGAAGATTTGTCTTTTGAACCGCTCTTGTATGTAGCTTCCGATGCCTACGAGCGAAAAACGGGTAAACCCATGGAGAATTATCTTCCAACCTACAATTACGAAACTTTTAGTAATCTGGAAGGTTGGGAAGAAGTATAA
- a CDS encoding ATP-binding protein, whose translation MEKTNGRTLPVPLSPSQQNVYNRLHNLLPKSRLLGLACKSGCGRTTILQNLAETLDAHYLRPADVFEQMEQLHPQQLQEGILRTFLKAFEGNSRVILDDFHVVSSILSSCYMSARPNVLGIALDEVLRLLEKGNKQLILGLDRAVVPNPLYNHCLFAGMPAFTPDDFEFLFHRLGGEKMKAVDYGRIHTFAPKLTAHQMRMACIYLEEVKAPIDTESFTRFLEAHALISNVNREEVEEVSLESLHGVGEVIRQMEVDIIVPFERDDLAKELGLRPKRGVLLYGPPGTGKTTIGRALAHRLRSKFFLIDGTVISGTQNFYGSIQNIFAQALANAPSILFIDDCDLLFENEEETGLYRYLLTMLDGLESKGNSLVTVILTAMNIGSLPPALVRSGRVELWLEMKLPDANARREILRTYLAENPLSLAENELEDMAGRTEGMTGADLRRIVADARNLYGYDVAKEQEQLSPVAYLEKAIRQLEKHREQLAAAPAFTAAHHPGASTKGLVKPVAGG comes from the coding sequence ATGGAGAAGACTAACGGGAGAACCTTGCCCGTCCCACTCAGCCCGTCCCAGCAAAATGTTTACAACCGCCTTCACAACCTCCTGCCCAAAAGCCGGCTGCTTGGCCTGGCCTGCAAAAGCGGTTGCGGCCGGACCACCATTCTGCAAAACCTGGCTGAAACGCTGGATGCCCATTATCTGCGGCCAGCAGATGTATTCGAACAAATGGAGCAGCTCCATCCCCAGCAGTTGCAGGAAGGTATCCTGCGAACCTTTTTGAAAGCGTTCGAAGGCAACAGCCGGGTCATTCTCGATGACTTTCACGTTGTTTCATCCATATTGTCCAGTTGCTACATGTCGGCCCGGCCCAATGTGCTGGGCATTGCGCTCGATGAGGTGCTGCGCCTTCTGGAAAAGGGCAACAAACAACTTATCCTCGGCCTGGACAGGGCCGTTGTTCCCAATCCCCTGTACAACCATTGCCTTTTTGCCGGCATGCCGGCTTTTACTCCCGACGATTTCGAATTTCTCTTCCACCGCCTCGGCGGCGAAAAAATGAAGGCGGTCGATTATGGCCGCATCCATACCTTCGCTCCCAAACTGACCGCACACCAGATGCGCATGGCCTGTATTTACCTGGAGGAGGTGAAGGCGCCCATTGATACGGAAAGCTTTACCCGGTTCCTGGAAGCTCATGCGCTGATCAGCAATGTCAACCGGGAGGAAGTGGAAGAAGTCAGCCTGGAAAGCCTGCACGGAGTCGGGGAAGTGATCCGGCAAATGGAGGTGGATATCATCGTTCCTTTCGAGCGCGACGACCTGGCCAAAGAACTGGGCCTGCGCCCCAAGCGTGGCGTGCTGCTCTACGGCCCTCCCGGCACCGGCAAGACAACCATTGGACGAGCCTTGGCGCATCGCCTGCGCAGCAAGTTTTTCCTGATCGACGGCACGGTAATCAGCGGGACGCAGAACTTCTACGGTTCCATTCAGAATATCTTCGCCCAGGCGCTGGCCAATGCTCCGAGCATTCTCTTTATCGACGACTGCGACCTGCTCTTCGAAAACGAGGAAGAGACCGGCCTGTACCGCTACCTGCTCACCATGCTCGACGGCCTGGAGTCCAAAGGCAACTCCCTGGTGACGGTCATCCTGACCGCGATGAACATCGGCAGTTTGCCGCCTGCGCTGGTCCGCAGCGGAAGAGTGGAGCTGTGGCTGGAGATGAAGCTGCCGGATGCAAACGCCCGGCGCGAAATCCTGCGAACCTACCTGGCGGAAAACCCGCTGTCGCTGGCGGAAAACGAACTGGAGGACATGGCAGGCCGCACCGAGGGCATGACCGGCGCCGACCTGCGCCGCATCGTTGCCGACGCCCGCAACCTGTATGGCTACGATGTCGCCAAAGAGCAGGAACAACTGTCGCCCGTCGCTTACCTGGAGAAGGCCATCCGGCAACTGGAGAAACACCGGGAGCAACTGGCGGCGGCGCCGGCGTTTACGGCGGCCCATCATCCGGGCGCAAGTACGAAGGGGTTGGTGAAGCCGGTTGCCGGGGGGTGA
- a CDS encoding class I SAM-dependent methyltransferase, protein MNLRWKLAQEAEIRWWRAYLRRKSPEDYLRQKAEYWHRVLRSARFEPAPGARVLDAGCGPAGIFLILEEQEVHAVDPLLEAYRASLPHFEPSSYPYVQFFAQPLEAFRPAAPYDVIFCLNAINHVADLPMALDVLAGALKPGGQLLLSVDVHKYAFLKKVLQWLPGDVLHPHQYSLEEYQGMLAGRGLSVERAVRLKEGLIFDYFMMVAGKGEDKI, encoded by the coding sequence ATGAATCTACGCTGGAAGTTGGCGCAGGAGGCGGAAATCCGCTGGTGGCGGGCTTATCTTCGGAGGAAAAGCCCGGAAGATTACCTCCGGCAGAAGGCCGAATATTGGCATCGTGTATTGCGGTCTGCCCGTTTTGAGCCTGCGCCCGGCGCCCGTGTGCTCGATGCCGGCTGCGGCCCGGCGGGCATCTTTCTGATTTTGGAAGAGCAGGAGGTGCACGCTGTCGACCCTTTATTAGAAGCCTACCGGGCCAGTTTGCCTCATTTCGAGCCCTCTTCTTACCCCTATGTGCAGTTTTTCGCGCAGCCGCTGGAAGCATTCCGCCCGGCGGCACCTTACGATGTCATCTTTTGTTTGAATGCCATCAACCATGTCGCCGACCTGCCAATGGCTCTGGACGTTTTGGCCGGCGCCCTGAAGCCGGGCGGCCAGCTGCTGCTGTCTGTGGATGTCCACAAGTATGCTTTTCTGAAAAAGGTGCTTCAATGGCTGCCGGGGGATGTGTTGCACCCGCACCAGTATAGTTTGGAGGAGTATCAGGGCATGCTGGCGGGAAGAGGGTTGAGCGTGGAGCGGGCGGTGCGGCTTAAGGAAGGCTTAATCTTTGACTATTTTATGATGGTGGCTGGGAAGGGCGAGGACAAAATTTAG
- a CDS encoding Smr/MutS family protein has translation MLFAVGTKVRFLHSRDEGVVTGLLDNDMVNVLLDDGNFEIPAFIDDLVRAEEFQDAHPSVKAKIVPGKQKNKEERPDRPPVETQYTILKSFGIQLAFDPVADAYGHTEKYRIILINDTRDNAIIGMELYLGGRVSLRYNGKLDQVSTQKVGELLFDQLNDSPLFEVDCWRITTQGTGSKMHKTLRLKPKHFFNKVKTAPLLNKRVHLFRLFESLKSKIEPKEEGLDAYTRRNLRPASQWLDIRERMPHEVVELAEFIPELDLHIERLVSNSKKLSKGEILAIQLSHFESYIQKAIRLGVERVFIIHGVGKGRLRDAIASQLLQMPEVSTFRNEFHPRYGYGATEVVF, from the coding sequence ATGCTATTTGCCGTCGGCACGAAAGTTCGGTTTTTGCACTCCCGGGATGAAGGCGTTGTCACCGGCCTGCTCGACAACGACATGGTCAACGTTTTGCTCGATGACGGCAACTTTGAGATTCCCGCCTTTATCGACGACCTGGTGCGGGCGGAAGAATTTCAGGACGCTCACCCCTCCGTCAAGGCCAAGATCGTTCCCGGAAAACAGAAAAACAAGGAGGAGCGGCCAGACCGCCCCCCGGTGGAAACGCAGTACACCATTCTCAAAAGCTTTGGCATACAACTCGCTTTCGACCCGGTAGCCGATGCCTACGGCCACACCGAAAAATACAGGATCATCCTCATCAATGATACCCGGGACAATGCCATCATCGGAATGGAATTGTACCTCGGCGGCCGGGTAAGCCTGCGCTACAATGGAAAACTGGATCAGGTTTCCACCCAGAAAGTAGGAGAGCTGCTCTTCGACCAGCTCAACGACAGCCCATTATTTGAAGTCGACTGCTGGCGCATCACCACGCAAGGCACCGGCAGCAAGATGCATAAAACGCTCCGCTTGAAACCCAAGCATTTTTTCAACAAGGTGAAAACCGCCCCCCTGCTCAACAAAAGGGTCCACCTTTTCCGGCTGTTCGAGAGCCTTAAAAGCAAAATTGAACCCAAAGAGGAAGGCCTCGACGCCTATACCCGCCGCAATCTCCGCCCGGCATCACAGTGGCTGGACATCCGCGAACGCATGCCCCACGAAGTGGTCGAACTGGCGGAGTTCATCCCCGAACTCGACCTGCACATCGAAAGGCTCGTCTCTAACTCTAAAAAGCTGAGCAAAGGGGAAATCCTGGCTATCCAGCTCTCCCATTTCGAATCTTATATCCAAAAGGCCATCCGCCTGGGCGTAGAGCGGGTCTTTATCATCCACGGCGTAGGCAAAGGCCGCCTGCGGGACGCCATCGCCAGCCAATTGCTGCAAATGCCGGAAGTGAGCACCTTCCGCAATGAGTTCCACCCCCGCTATGGGTATGGGGCTACGGAGGTGGTGTTTTGA
- a CDS encoding mechanosensitive ion channel codes for MIEELNKIALGFKVQLLNFLPKIIIALVVLGFGYLLARIVKYLAIRLVNYTSRLISRRFKTVNLTQAAVFLGTAFFWLILLSTIILITDILGLSVITTGMESILSYTPNILAAILILFAANIMGKLLSELISSVSLRAGFPHGNALGRVAQSLILFIAIIIVIDQIGIEVTFLINLISIILAAVLFGGALAFGLGARTSVSNILAAFYVRKLYREGDHVKIGEIEGRITKIDATVVLLDTETGQFVIPAKEFNETKSLLVKKK; via the coding sequence ATGATAGAAGAACTCAATAAAATAGCCCTGGGTTTTAAAGTACAATTATTGAATTTCCTTCCCAAGATCATCATTGCCCTGGTCGTACTGGGTTTTGGATACCTCCTGGCGCGCATTGTAAAATACCTGGCCATCAGGTTGGTCAACTATACCAGCCGGTTGATCAGCCGGCGGTTTAAAACCGTGAACCTGACGCAGGCCGCCGTTTTCCTGGGGACTGCATTTTTCTGGTTGATCCTCCTGTCTACTATTATCCTGATAACCGATATACTGGGCCTTTCCGTCATCACCACCGGCATGGAGAGCATCCTCAGCTACACGCCTAATATACTGGCGGCCATACTGATCCTTTTTGCTGCTAATATAATGGGCAAGCTCTTGTCGGAGCTGATCTCATCGGTCAGCCTGCGAGCTGGCTTTCCGCACGGCAACGCTTTGGGCAGAGTCGCGCAGTCGTTGATCTTATTCATCGCCATCATTATTGTGATCGATCAGATTGGCATCGAGGTGACCTTCCTCATCAACCTGATCAGTATTATTCTGGCTGCTGTATTATTTGGAGGGGCGCTGGCTTTCGGCCTGGGCGCCAGGACTTCCGTCAGCAACATTTTGGCGGCTTTTTATGTAAGGAAGCTTTACCGGGAAGGGGACCATGTGAAAATCGGCGAAATAGAGGGCAGGATTACGAAAATTGATGCAACGGTGGTTCTGTTGGATACCGAAACAGGGCAGTTTGTAATACCGGCAAAAGAGTTCAATGAAACCAAGTCGTTGCTGGTAAAAAAGAAATAA
- a CDS encoding cupin domain-containing protein — translation MQHLHQALQSIDFKTINPLPGEYVGLYRVPSAAGCIEFVKLEAGSYQPHIHDTVDAHLTILAGKGRIILDGTPYPFQAGSAFEVAKGASHGFEVEIATILLSVQDKPILDAETNVADIRLS, via the coding sequence ATGCAACATCTTCACCAAGCCCTCCAGTCCATCGATTTCAAGACGATCAACCCCCTGCCCGGAGAATACGTCGGTTTGTACCGGGTGCCCAGCGCAGCGGGCTGTATTGAATTCGTCAAGCTGGAAGCCGGCAGTTACCAGCCCCACATCCACGACACCGTCGACGCCCACCTGACCATCCTGGCGGGCAAAGGGCGGATCATCCTGGATGGAACCCCCTACCCTTTCCAGGCCGGCAGCGCCTTTGAAGTGGCCAAAGGCGCCAGCCATGGCTTTGAGGTTGAAATTGCCACTATTTTGCTCTCCGTCCAGGATAAGCCCATTTTGGATGCGGAGACGAATGTGGCGGATATCCGGTTGAGCTGA
- the mgtE gene encoding magnesium transporter: protein MENNGLKAKQSLIKGYFQQFPTEAALVLDTFPADKILDYLSSVPAGTAKEVFSRLNPDVASEVMEEMEDQLFIQLFSNIDTHLGARLLSRLDKKEIQQKLALLPGLLSREMQEFLSYQPDSAGYLMETTVTTFNVENTVQDVLERIRKLRDRRITTVFVINESGNLLGKVTLQLIAISQPEEKLSMLMQAAPAVNAMSSQEEVLEIMEKEKMFQVPVTDINNHLLGVIRNDALIDATKREVTEDLQAMFGAGREERALSKVSFAVRKRLPWLQINLATAFLASMVVGLFEDTIAKITILAVFLPVVAGQSGNTGSQALAVTMRGLALREIRISQWFKVAKKEIMVGFINGLAVSFTTGIIVYFWASSFGIALVIAISMVLSMMIAGFSGAGIPMALKALGQDPATSSSIILTTVTDICGFLSFLGLATALATVLGIT from the coding sequence ATGGAAAACAATGGATTAAAAGCAAAACAAAGCCTGATCAAAGGGTATTTTCAGCAATTTCCAACGGAAGCGGCTTTAGTTCTGGATACTTTCCCGGCAGATAAAATCCTGGATTACCTGAGCAGCGTTCCGGCCGGCACCGCCAAAGAGGTTTTTTCCCGGTTGAATCCGGACGTCGCTTCCGAGGTCATGGAGGAGATGGAAGACCAATTGTTCATTCAATTGTTTTCGAATATAGATACCCATCTCGGGGCGCGGTTGCTTTCGCGGCTGGACAAAAAAGAAATTCAACAAAAACTGGCCTTGCTGCCTGGCTTGCTTTCCAGAGAAATGCAGGAGTTTCTGTCCTACCAGCCCGACTCGGCGGGATACCTCATGGAAACCACCGTGACCACTTTCAATGTCGAAAATACCGTTCAGGATGTTTTAGAAAGGATTAGGAAGCTCAGGGACCGAAGAATAACGACCGTATTTGTTATCAACGAGTCCGGGAACCTGTTGGGAAAAGTAACCCTGCAATTGATCGCCATCTCTCAGCCGGAGGAAAAATTGAGCATGCTCATGCAGGCTGCTCCGGCAGTGAATGCCATGTCGTCCCAGGAGGAAGTTTTAGAAATTATGGAAAAAGAGAAAATGTTCCAGGTTCCCGTTACCGATATCAACAACCATCTCCTGGGAGTGATCAGAAATGATGCCCTGATCGATGCGACAAAACGGGAAGTGACCGAAGACCTGCAGGCCATGTTTGGCGCCGGCAGGGAAGAACGGGCTTTGTCAAAAGTCTCATTCGCGGTAAGGAAGCGGCTCCCCTGGCTGCAGATCAATCTCGCCACGGCGTTTTTGGCTTCTATGGTCGTTGGCTTATTTGAAGACACCATTGCGAAAATCACCATACTGGCCGTCTTTTTGCCCGTCGTTGCCGGGCAGTCGGGCAATACCGGTTCGCAGGCCCTGGCCGTCACCATGCGCGGGCTTGCGCTGAGGGAAATCAGGATTTCTCAATGGTTCAAAGTGGCCAAAAAGGAAATCATGGTGGGGTTCATCAATGGCCTGGCCGTGTCTTTTACCACCGGCATCATCGTCTACTTTTGGGCATCCTCGTTTGGAATCGCCCTGGTGATTGCCATCTCTATGGTCTTATCCATGATGATCGCCGGCTTTTCGGGAGCGGGCATCCCCATGGCGCTGAAAGCGCTGGGGCAAGATCCGGCCACTTCTTCTTCCATCATATTGACCACGGTGACGGATATATGTGGGTTCCTTAGTTTTTTGGGGCTGGCTACTGCTTTGGCGACGGTGTTGGGGATTACCTGA
- a CDS encoding magnesium transporter, translating to MDTDLILLERFIEEHPRQAAQAIEALEDAEVSAFIEEIPVELAARLISLMNIYKVAKCLKLVKMNLALEILERSDSQKTELLLRQANEDFRNELLDRLPSKLSAAMRQKLEYPAYSIGALMVPLGFLLRKDMIVKDAIKVLKKEKEGILSNVCVVDEDGALAGMASIHSLLLANGTDQISAVMKTETPTFLANMPVESVKNHPAWHENRIIPVTDSSGKLVGNLTFEAAQRNNMETGREQAKSVMETGSALGELYLIGLTAFLQSVSKGD from the coding sequence ATGGATACAGACCTCATATTGCTGGAGCGGTTTATCGAAGAGCACCCCAGGCAGGCAGCCCAGGCTATTGAAGCCTTGGAAGATGCCGAGGTATCCGCCTTTATAGAAGAAATCCCGGTTGAACTCGCCGCCAGGTTGATCAGCCTGATGAATATCTATAAGGTGGCAAAGTGCCTGAAACTGGTAAAAATGAACCTCGCACTGGAAATATTGGAAAGAAGCGACAGCCAAAAAACAGAATTGCTGCTGAGGCAGGCAAATGAGGATTTTCGCAATGAGTTGCTGGATCGCCTCCCCTCAAAACTTTCTGCCGCAATGCGCCAAAAACTCGAATATCCAGCCTACTCTATCGGAGCGCTCATGGTTCCTTTAGGATTTCTGCTGCGAAAAGATATGATTGTCAAAGACGCCATAAAAGTATTGAAAAAAGAAAAGGAGGGGATATTGTCAAACGTCTGTGTAGTCGATGAAGACGGCGCCCTGGCAGGAATGGCCAGCATTCACAGCCTGCTACTGGCCAACGGAACCGATCAAATTTCTGCCGTCATGAAAACAGAAACGCCAACATTCCTTGCCAATATGCCCGTTGAATCCGTAAAAAACCACCCGGCATGGCATGAAAATCGAATCATTCCCGTGACGGATAGCTCCGGAAAGCTGGTTGGAAACCTAACTTTTGAAGCGGCTCAGCGAAACAACATGGAAACAGGCCGGGAGCAGGCTAAATCTGTCATGGAAACCGGCAGCGCCCTTGGCGAGTTGTACCTCATCGGCCTGACGGCCTTCCTGCAAAGCGTAAGCAAAGGAGATTAA